AGAAGCTCGACGAGGACATTCCCATCGAGGAAGTCATTGCCGCCGCGGCCGAAACCTGCCACCTGTTCTTCCTGATTCCCGACGCGCAGCGCCGTCGCCGCTGCGAGCCGCGCTGGCGCGAACTGCTCGGCGACCACGTGATCTGCATGGACTCGCCCGACGACGCCTGCGCCGTTGCCGCCGGCATCGTGGCACTCACGGAAAAAGCCGTGCCCGATCTCGATGGCCTGGCCAGGGTGATGAGCGCAACCGGCATGGAGAAGCAGCGCGTCAACGGCGTGCTTCATGCGCTCGACGGCTATGCCGCGCTGCTCGACCCCCATGCGCCGCGCCGCGCGCCGCCCAGCGCTGCGGGATCGGCGCCCCGGTCTTCGTGGTGGAAGCGCCTCTTCGGCTGATGGCCGCGTGACCACCACGTCGGCAACTACGACGCGCTACGTCTCACTGCTCGGCCTGGGCTTTGGCGACTGCGGCAAGGGCCTCTTCACCGACCACCTCTGCGGCGAGCTGCAGGCCCACACCGTGGTGCGTTTCAACGGCGGTGCGCAGGCGGGGCACAACGTGGTGCTGCCCGACGGCCGCCACCACACCTTTTCGCAGTTCGGTGCCGGCAGCTTCCATGCCGGGGTGGGAACGGTGCTCGCGAGCCCGGTGGCGGTGCATCCGACGGCGTTGCGCGTCGAAGCGGAAGCGCTGCGCCAGGTGGGCGTCGGCGATGCCTTTTCGCGCCTGCTGGTCGATGCGCGGTGCCGCGTCACCACGCCGTTTCACCAGGCTGCGGGCCGCCTGCGCGAATGGGCGCGGGGTGCATCGGCGCATGGCAGCTGCGGCGTCGGCGTGGGGGAAACGGTGCGGCAGGCACTGGCGGAGCCGGAGCTCGCGCTGCGCTATGGCGACTTGAAATCTCCCGCGCGTGCCTTTGAAAAACTCGAGGCCTCGCGCATGTCGCTGCGCCGCGGATTCGCCGCACTCGATGCGGCCTCGCTGCATGCCGAAGCCGCCGGCGAACTGGCGATGCTCGAAGACGCCTCGCTCTCGCAGCGCTGGCTGGAGGCCGCGGCGCCTTGCCTGCGGCAGTCGCCGCCCGCGAGCGCGGACGAAATCGGCAACCGGCTCTCGCGGCCAGGCACCGTGGTGTTCGAAGGCGCGCAGGGCGTGTTGCTCGACGAGTGGCGCGGCTTTCATCCGCACACGAGCTGGAGCACCATCTCCACAGTGGCCGTCGAAGCCGTGCTGCGCGAGGCAGGCATCGAGCCCGCCATGCGCGTGCAGCACCTGGGCGTGCTGCGCAGCTATTTGACGCGCCACGGCGCGGGCCCTTTTCCCACGCACGACGCTGGCCTGGACAAGCTGCTGGCCGAGCCGCACAACGCCGAGGCCGGCTGGCAGGGCGTGTTCCGCCGCGGCCATCCCGATGCGGTGCTGCTGCGCTATGCGCTCGCTGCCACCGGGCCGCTCGACGGGCTGGTGGCAAGCCACCTCGACGCCGTTGATGCAGCGCCGCTGCGCTGGTGCACCGGCTACCGCACGGCAGAGGGCGCGAGCCTCGACGCGCTGCCGTTCAGCAACGCGCCGGACCTCGGCCACCAGCAGGCACTGACCCGGCTGCTGCAAGGTGCGCAGCCGCTCTACGAACCCGGGCGCATCGCCACTGCCGACGAATGGATCGAGCGTGTGCAGGCCGCGAGCGGCTTGCAGGTACGCTATGGTGCATTCGGGCCGACGCGCCGCGCGGTGGTGCGATGCTTGCATCACAGGTCCCGAAGCCCTCACCACGATCGACCGACACCATGAATCCGACCCAAGACATCTACACCGAGCCGAACGCCGACCCCGACACCCTTGCCAACCTCGGCCCGCTGCGGGCCATGGCGGGCGTTTGGGAGGGCAGCCGCGGCGTGGACGTGAAGCCCAAGCGCGAAGGCCCCAAGACGCAGGTCTACGTCGAGCGCTACGAGCTGCAGCCGATCGACCCGCAGACCAACGGCCCCCAGCTGCTCTACGGCCTGCGCTATCACACCTACATCCACAAGCCCGGCCTCACCAAGATGTACCACGACCAGGTGGGCTACTGGCTCTGGGAGCCGGCCACCGGCACGGTGATGCACACGCTGGCCATTCCGCGCGGGCAGGTGGCCATGGCGAGCGGCCATGCCAAGGCCGGCGACACGCGCTTCACGCTCAGCGCCGAGCGCGGCAGCCTGGTGAACGGCATCGTGTCGAACCCCTTCATCGAGCAGGCCTTCACCACGCTGGCGTGGAACATCACCGTCACGCTCAATGCCGACGGCACCTGGTCTTACGACCAGGACACGGTGATGCAGATCCAGGGCCAGGCCGAACCGTTCCACCACACCGACCGGAACACTCTCACGCGGGTGCAAGAGCCAGGGCTCAACCCGCTGGCAATGCCGGACGCGCCGGCGCCCGTGGTGGTGTCGAAAGGGTAGGGGCGGCGCGCGGGAGCGGCATGCACCGGACCCGCGCGGCTTGGCGGCTTACCAGCGGACCTTCACGCCCACGCTGGCGTTGATTCCGCCCTTGGTGCGTGTCTCGCCGCCCGATGCCCACACCTTGCCCAACTCTCCATACACGCTCATGTTCTGGGTCAGCCGCAGCGTCGCGCCCGCCGCCAGTTCGGTGCTCGTGCCCCCGGTGCGGGTGGCAATGTCGGTGAACCCTGCCGGTCCGATGAAGCGGGTGACGTCCGTGCCGCTGCTGCTGCGGTAGACGTTGAACCGCGCATAGGGTTGCAGCGTGCCCGCGCTCGTGGTGATCTCGCCCTTGATGCGGACCCCGGCGCGCACCAGCCAGCCGCTGTGGCTGTGCTGCTGCACCAAGGCGCCGGCTATGCCGGTGTCGTCCAGGCTCACGCGCTGATGCACCAGCTGCAGCTGCGGCTCGACGATCCATTCCGGCGTGACGTGAAAGCCCTGGCCCACCTCGATGGAGGCCAGCAGGCTGTTGCCCTTGCCCGAACTGGAAGCGCCCAGGTCCGTTCCCGTGGTGTAGCGGTGGCGCCCGGCCTGCAGCACGCCGTCGAGGTACAGGCCGCTGTCGTTCTTCCAGGTGGCGTAGGCGCCCAGGTACTGGCTGCGCACGTTGCTGGAGCCGACCGCATAGTTCGCCATGCCGCGTGCAAAGCCGCTCACGCGCATGTCGCCCTCGAGCTCGCCGACATAGATGCCGAGGCGCCAGTGGGGGTCGGCCCACAAGTCGTTGCCGGCCTGGAAGCCCGTGAGGCGCCCTTTGCTGGTGGGGCTCACGGTGCCGGCCTGGCCGATGGTGCGATCCATGCTGACGATGCGGGCCCAGACCTGGCGATAGCCTTGGTCCGGCGTGGGCATGCTGGCCCCGGTCACGTCTTCGTCGCCGACACGCTGGTGCAGATTGCCCACCATCACCAGGTTGGCCTGGCGGAACTGCTCGGGCAGCGCGGCGTACAGCGGCACTTCGGCGCGGTAGGTGGGCACGATCACGCCCCCGGCCGGCGGTGGGGCGCCCAGTGGATTGCCGTCGTCGGGTGCCGGAGCTGGAGCCGGCGCAGGCGCAGGCGCAGGCGATGGCGATGGCGAAGGAGGTGGAGGAGGAGGTGGAGGAGGAGGAGGCGGGGGAGGAGGGGCGACGATGATGCCCGAGCGCAAATACCAGTTCTCCCCCGCCCCGCTCGCATCGGCCGCATGCAGCCGGTACTCATAGGCCCCCGCATCCACATGCCCGCCCGCCAGGCGGAACGCATCGCGGCTGGTCTGCGCCGTCGTCGTGGCCCCGTTCATCGCGCTCACCACCTCGATGCCGCTGCCCGAAGTCAGCGCCCCCAGCCCGCCCAGGTTCGTGATCTGGATGGTCGTCGTGCCGCTGGCAATCGCCGTGCAGCCGCTCAGGATCAGCCGGTCGCTCAGGCTGCTGCTCGTGCCCAGCGCCGTGCCCAGGCGCAGCGTGCCGTTCGCCCCCACCCAGGGCCCGTGCACCGTCAGCGTCGCACCCGGCGCACCGCTCAGCAGCGACACCGTGCCCGCATTCGCCATCGCCGCAATCGTCTGGCTGTGGCCCGCCAGGTCCAGCATCGCCCCCGCGGCCACCGTCACCGCGCTCGCGCTGCTGAAGGTGCCGGCCGCGCCCGCGCGCAAGGTGCCCGCCGCCACCTGGGTGGCGCCCGTGTACGTGTTCGTCCCGCTCAGCGTCAGCGTGCCCGACCCGACCTTCACCAGGTCCCCGGCGCCCGAAACGGGGCCCGACCAGCCCAGGCTGTGGGCCTGGGTGTCGAAGGTGCCCGTGCCGCCCAGCACCAAGGCATTGCCCAGGCTCAGCCCGTCGGCGCCGGCGATCACGCTGGCGCTCGCGCCGCTCTCGATGGCAATCGCCCCGAGCAGCGAGGCGCCCGCGTTCAAGGTCAGACTGTTGCTGCCGCCCGTGAAGACAATCGCCGCGGCGCGTGTGACGCCGTCGCCGCCCAGCCCGCCGGCGATGGTGCCGCTGTGCAGCAGGCTCAGGTTGGCGCCGCTCACCCCCACCCCGCCCACGCCGGACGTGCCAGCGGCCCCGCCATTGCTGTTCGCTCCACCCAGGCCACCCGCCCCGCCGGCAATGGTGCCGCTGTTGACGAGCGTGGCACCGGCGCCGGTGGAGACCAGCCCGGCCCCGCCGTCGCCGCCGCTGCCGGGGGCGCCGGTACCGCCCACCCCGCCACCACCGGCCCCGCCCGCACCCCCGGCGCCGCCGAGGATCTGGCCGCTGTTGATCACGCTCACCGCGGCGCTGCCCGCCAGCGTGAGGCCGGCCCCGCCCGCACCGCCGCCGCCGCCCGCGGCGTTGCTGCGCGCCGGCAGCAGTTCGGAGCCGCCCGCGCCGCCGGCCCCGCCCGCGAGGGTGCCGCTGCTCGTGAAGCCCAGGCCGGGCGTGGCCGCGCGCAGGAACAAGCTCCCGCCGCCGCTGCCGCCGCCGCCGCCCTGTGAATACGCATCGCCCCCGGCACCGCCGGCCCCGCCGGTGAAGACGCCGCTGCTGGAGACGCTGGACAGCGGGTCGAGCAGGGTGGCGCCGAGGCCGCCGGCGCCGCCGCCGCCCGCGGCCCAGTAGCCGTGGCCGCCCGCGCCGCCCGCGCCGCCGGTGGCGCTGCCCGAGGCGCTGGTGGTGGCCGGCGCCATGGCGTCGCCGGCATGGCCGCCGCCGCCACCGCCGCCATAGCCGTTGCCGCTGGTGAAGTCGCCGGTCTGGGATTGGCCCGCGCCGCCGGCATCGCCTTGCAGCACGCCGGGCGAGACGAGGGTGGTGGAAGCGCCGGCGGCGCCGCCCGCGCCCGGGGTGGCGCCGCCGAAGGAACCGATGTCGGCGGCGGATCCGGCGCTGGCACCGGCTTCGGTCGAGGCGCCGCCGTCGCCGCCGTGGGCGTTGACGGTGGTGTCGTTGAGGCCGCCGGAGCCGCCCTGGCCGTCGCTGCCGCCGCTGCCGGCGTGCAGGGAGGGATCAAGGGGCTGGCCGCCGATGCCTCCGGCAGCGCCCGCGGGCAGGGCCAGGCCGGCGCCCAGCAGCAGCACCGACAGGGCGATGGCGTGCAGGTGCAGGTCGGTGAGGGTGAGGGCGCGGCGGCAGTTGCTGACAGGACCCATTCCGGAGCCCGCGCTGGCCGACCGCGCGCGGCCGCGCGAGATTTCGGGGGCAGCCACCCAGGCGGCGAGCGATGGATTCCAGAGAGTTCGGAAGATTCTGTTCATGGCTTTACCTTTACGCGGCGGGTCCCCCGGTGACCTGCCAACGGGGGCGTCGCTTGCCGTCCGCATCGGATCGCAAGCGTTTTCGCCGTGAAGCCACTGTAGAAATTGCGCCGGCCGCGGGCATGAGCGGTGCGCCCCTTCTCCAGGGAGACAAACGCCCCGCGCGCGCTTTTACAAACCATGACAAATCGCCTGCCCGTGCAGGCAGGCTTGCCTCTCGTCCTACAGGCGCCGCGCCGCCCAGCCTGCAGCATCACGTCATGAGCAAATTGACCCTTGCAGGGATGAGTGCGGCCGTGTGGTGCGTGGCCGTGACCGCGATGGCGGAACCCGTGAAACTGCCCGTCGACAGCGATGAGAAGGGCACCATCTACGTGGCGCCCAATGTCAACTCCACCGAAACCTCGGCCTACACCAAGGGCGGCATCGTCGGCGTCCAGCGGCCTGACGGCAGCGGCAGCTACATCGGCACCGATACGTCCACGCCGCGGCCCACCTACTCGCTGGG
The Variovorax paradoxus genome window above contains:
- a CDS encoding adenylosuccinate synthetase; this encodes MTTTSATTTRYVSLLGLGFGDCGKGLFTDHLCGELQAHTVVRFNGGAQAGHNVVLPDGRHHTFSQFGAGSFHAGVGTVLASPVAVHPTALRVEAEALRQVGVGDAFSRLLVDARCRVTTPFHQAAGRLREWARGASAHGSCGVGVGETVRQALAEPELALRYGDLKSPARAFEKLEASRMSLRRGFAALDAASLHAEAAGELAMLEDASLSQRWLEAAAPCLRQSPPASADEIGNRLSRPGTVVFEGAQGVLLDEWRGFHPHTSWSTISTVAVEAVLREAGIEPAMRVQHLGVLRSYLTRHGAGPFPTHDAGLDKLLAEPHNAEAGWQGVFRRGHPDAVLLRYALAATGPLDGLVASHLDAVDAAPLRWCTGYRTAEGASLDALPFSNAPDLGHQQALTRLLQGAQPLYEPGRIATADEWIERVQAASGLQVRYGAFGPTRRAVVRCLHHRSRSPHHDRPTP
- a CDS encoding FABP family protein → MNPTQDIYTEPNADPDTLANLGPLRAMAGVWEGSRGVDVKPKREGPKTQVYVERYELQPIDPQTNGPQLLYGLRYHTYIHKPGLTKMYHDQVGYWLWEPATGTVMHTLAIPRGQVAMASGHAKAGDTRFTLSAERGSLVNGIVSNPFIEQAFTTLAWNITVTLNADGTWSYDQDTVMQIQGQAEPFHHTDRNTLTRVQEPGLNPLAMPDAPAPVVVSKG
- a CDS encoding autotransporter outer membrane beta-barrel domain-containing protein, whose translation is MNRIFRTLWNPSLAAWVAAPEISRGRARSASAGSGMGPVSNCRRALTLTDLHLHAIALSVLLLGAGLALPAGAAGGIGGQPLDPSLHAGSGGSDGQGGSGGLNDTTVNAHGGDGGASTEAGASAGSAADIGSFGGATPGAGGAAGASTTLVSPGVLQGDAGGAGQSQTGDFTSGNGYGGGGGGGHAGDAMAPATTSASGSATGGAGGAGGHGYWAAGGGGAGGLGATLLDPLSSVSSSGVFTGGAGGAGGDAYSQGGGGGSGGGSLFLRAATPGLGFTSSGTLAGGAGGAGGSELLPARSNAAGGGGGAGGAGLTLAGSAAVSVINSGQILGGAGGAGGAGGGGVGGTGAPGSGGDGGAGLVSTGAGATLVNSGTIAGGAGGLGGANSNGGAAGTSGVGGVGVSGANLSLLHSGTIAGGLGGDGVTRAAAIVFTGGSNSLTLNAGASLLGAIAIESGASASVIAGADGLSLGNALVLGGTGTFDTQAHSLGWSGPVSGAGDLVKVGSGTLTLSGTNTYTGATQVAAGTLRAGAAGTFSSASAVTVAAGAMLDLAGHSQTIAAMANAGTVSLLSGAPGATLTVHGPWVGANGTLRLGTALGTSSSLSDRLILSGCTAIASGTTTIQITNLGGLGALTSGSGIEVVSAMNGATTTAQTSRDAFRLAGGHVDAGAYEYRLHAADASGAGENWYLRSGIIVAPPPPPPPPPPPPPPPSPSPSPAPAPAPAPAPAPDDGNPLGAPPPAGGVIVPTYRAEVPLYAALPEQFRQANLVMVGNLHQRVGDEDVTGASMPTPDQGYRQVWARIVSMDRTIGQAGTVSPTSKGRLTGFQAGNDLWADPHWRLGIYVGELEGDMRVSGFARGMANYAVGSSNVRSQYLGAYATWKNDSGLYLDGVLQAGRHRYTTGTDLGASSSGKGNSLLASIEVGQGFHVTPEWIVEPQLQLVHQRVSLDDTGIAGALVQQHSHSGWLVRAGVRIKGEITTSAGTLQPYARFNVYRSSSGTDVTRFIGPAGFTDIATRTGGTSTELAAGATLRLTQNMSVYGELGKVWASGGETRTKGGINASVGVKVRW